A window of Ignavibacteriales bacterium contains these coding sequences:
- a CDS encoding response regulator, whose protein sequence is MDAKPVDILLVEDNPTDVELALRALKKSGLANNIFVVNDGEEALDFLYCRNKFVNRNPNHSPKVILLDLKLPKVDGLEVLRTLKKDEEKKNIPVVVLTSSDQEKDMVESYKFGVNSYIQKPVDFDQFIKAVNQIGYYWLLDITGYC, encoded by the coding sequence ATGGATGCAAAACCAGTAGATATTCTTCTAGTTGAAGATAATCCGACTGATGTTGAATTAGCTCTTCGCGCATTAAAGAAAAGCGGCTTGGCAAATAATATCTTTGTTGTAAATGATGGAGAGGAAGCACTCGACTTTCTATATTGCAGGAACAAATTTGTGAACCGCAATCCCAATCATTCTCCAAAAGTTATACTGCTGGATCTTAAACTGCCAAAAGTAGACGGATTGGAAGTTTTACGGACATTAAAAAAAGATGAAGAGAAAAAAAATATACCGGTAGTTGTCTTGACTTCATCCGATCAAGAAAAAGATATGGTAGAAAGCTACAAGTTTGGTGTTAATAGTTATATTCAAAAACCTGTTGACTTCGATCAGTTTATAAAAGCTGTAAATCAAATTGGATATTACTGGCTATTGGATATTACTGGCTACTGCTAA